The Alnus glutinosa chromosome 7, dhAlnGlut1.1, whole genome shotgun sequence genome includes a region encoding these proteins:
- the LOC133872189 gene encoding purine-uracil permease NCS1, whose amino-acid sequence MVSKCLSLHLHPHRHPSLITSAIVQNPFPSHFPTTSFLSTTKLTATHHQSHPSLPGRRCSIFTPMASIQATPSPEFDKFEAHPSLTNDDLKPTTPLERSFSWLEMASLWIGLVVGVPSYYLAGSLVDLGMAWWQGIVTVVAANIILLVPLILTGHPGTRYGISFPVLARSSFGIRGAHIPTLLRALVGCGWYGIETWIGGEAIFLLLPKFIKESSLSQFLPWLGTSPLEFACFIAFWLAQLTIVWRGMEGIRELEKYSAPILIVLTSCLLIWAYVKAGGFGYMLSLSSRLSSSQFWSLFFPSLTANISFWATLALNIPDFTRYAKSQTDQVIGQAGLPIFMGAFTFVGLAVTCSTKVIFGRVISSPIQLLGQIGGFTTMILAILGISLATITTNIAANVVAPANALVNLSPSKFTFRRGALLTALLGIAFQPWKLLRSSESFVYTWLLGYSALLGPIGGIILIDYYLIRRTNLNIKDLYSLSPYGLYYYSGGYNLAAMAALVIGILPVIPGFLEKVGVLSSIPDSFGVIYNNAWFFSFFSAGLLYWLLSCLTGKKDKSLPTDPLLPYAK is encoded by the coding sequence ATGGTGTCCAAATGTCTCAGCCTCCATCTCCATCCCCATCGCCACCCTTCACTGATCACCTCTGCCATAGTCCAAAATCCATTCCCCTCTCACTTTCCCACCACTTCTTTCTTGTCGACTACCAAATTGACTGCCACCCATCACCAATCCCACCCCTCCCTCCCTGGACGCAGATGCTCCATTTTCACCCCCATGGCGTCAATCCAAGCCACGCCTAGTCCAGAGTTTGATAAATTTGAAGCACATCCCAGTCTTACCAATGATGATCTCAAGCCAACTACACCCCTTGAAAGGAGTTTCTCCTGGTTGGAAATGGCCAGTCTTTGGATTGGTCTTGTCGTGGGTGTTCCATCATACTATCTCGCCGGCAGCCTTGTCGATCTTGGCATGGCTTGGTGGCAAGGAATTGTCACAGTTGTTGCCGCCAACATTATTCTGTTGGTCCCATTAATCCTGACAGGTCATCCTGGCACCCGTTATGGTATTTCCTTTCCAGTTCTTGCAAGATCCTCTTTTGGAATCCGCGGTGCCCATATCCCTACTCTGCTAAGAGCCTTGGTTGGCTGTGGCTGGTATGGGATTGAGACTTGGATTGGTGGCGAGgctattttccttcttttgccGAAATTCATCAAAGAATCATCCCTTTCACAGTTTTTACCTTGGCTGGGAACTTCCCCTCTTGAATTTGCCTGTTTCATTGCTTTTTGGTTGGCCCAATTGACCATTGTTTGGAGAGGAATGGAGGGGATCAGAGAGCTTGAAAAGTACTCTGCTCCAATCCTCATTGTGCTCACTTCCTGCCTCCTCATTTGGGCTTATGTCAAAGCTGGTGGCTTTGGCTACATGCTCTCCTTGTCCTCTAGGCTCTCCTCCTCACAATTTTGGTCCCTCTTCTTCCCTTCACTGACGGCGAATATTAGCTTTTGGGCTACTCTTGCTCTTAACATACCTGATTTTACTCGATATGCCAAGAGCCAGACTGATCAAGTTATTGGTCAGGCAGGTCTTCCAATCTTCATGGGGGCATTCACATTTGTTGGCCTAGCCGTCACCTGCTCTACCAAAGTAATATTTGGCCGAGTTATCTCCAGCCCAATTCAGCTTCTTGGACAAATAGGAGGATTCACAACCATGATCCTAGCTATTCTTGGGATTAGCCTCGCCACCATTACAACCAATATTGCCGCCAATGTTGTGGCACCTGCCAATGCCCTCGTCAATCTCAGCCCCTCAAAGTTCACCTTCAGAAGAGGAGCTCTTCTTACAGCATTGCTGGGAATTGCTTTTCAGCCCTGGAAACTTCTTAGATCAAGTGAGAGCTTCGTTTATACCTGGCTACTAGGATACTCTGCATTGTTGGGTCCAATTGGGGGCATAATTCTAATTGATTACTACCTTATCCGTCGCACAAATTTGAATATCAAGGACTTGTACTCTTTGAGTCCTTACGGGCTTTACTATTACTCGGGAGGCTATAATTTGGCTGCAATGGCGGCCTTGGTCATTGGGATTTTGCCAGTGATTCCAGGTTTCCTGGAAAAGGTTGGAGTTCTATCTTCAATTCCGGACAGTTTTGGTGTCATCTACAATAATGCTTGGTTTTTCAGCTTCTTCTCTGCGGGTCTGCTCTATTGGCTTCTATCCTGTTTGACAGGAAAAAAAGATAAGTCTCTACCTACAGATCCTCTTTTGCCCTATGCAAAATAA
- the LOC133873009 gene encoding RING-H2 finger protein ATL52-like, with protein MDGMASESKPSGSFYTPLLISLAGIVATSLAIAAYHLILVRFCLSRGRRNRHLQPAEMFTGVARKVLDKIPILSYSTGNVSGDQMFREDQSECAVCIGELEDGEMVRLLPNCRHAFHVTCIDKWFLAHSNCPICRSPVADAAPTTFAIAKPLPDAVDQGLQVPQRLTSLKRSFSMGQSYIIVNIQGEGEKAFSASSSSSSCSIEDGLMQSGSQRVQSVRQLDRMSLRLLRSFSQLRLGRGGGCTAKGILPY; from the coding sequence ATGGATGGCATGGCGTCCGAATCTAAACCTTCAGGGTCTTTCTACACCCCACTGCTAATCTCCCTGGCTGGCATAGTCGCCACCTCTCTAGCAATAGCAGCTTACCATCTCATTTTGGTGCGATTTTGCTTAAGCCGGGGGCGAAGAAATAGGCACTTGCAGCCGGCGGAAATGTTTACAGGGGTCGCACGGAAAGTGCTTGACAAAATCCCAATTCTCTCTTACTCGACCGGAAATGTTTCAGGTGATCAGATGTTTCGTGAGGATCAAAGCGAATGCGCGGTTTGCATAGGAGAATTGGAGGACGGGGAGATGGTAAGATTGTTGCCTAATTGTAGGCATGCCTTTCATGTCACATGCATCGACAAATGGTTCTTGGCACATTCCAACTGTCCCATTTGCCGATCACCCGTGGCTGACGCTGCACCAACAACGTTCGCAATCGCAAAGCCCTTGCCTGACGCAGTTGATCAGGGCTTACAAGTTCCTCAAAGGTTAACGAGTTTGAAGAGGTCCTTTTCAATGGGTCAGTCTTATATCATTGTTAACATACAAGGAGAGGGAGAAAAGGCGTtttcagcttcttcttcttcttcttcatgttcGATAGAAGATGGTCTGATGCAGAGCGGATCGCAAAGGGTACAATCAGTGAGGCAGTTAGATCGCATGTCTTTGAGGTTATTGAGGTCTTTCTCGCAACTACGTTTGGGACGGGGTGGCGGCTGCACGGCTAAGGGGATCCTTCCATATTGA